GTCATCCCCCCACTCAGCAGTTGGGCAATGACCTATCAGTCATCATGGATAATAGTCCTTGACGAGCAATACGAGTCGACCTTAGCGGTTGCCAAGGACAATGGCCCCTAAACGATCGAACAAATTGGCACCCCTCTTTTGTCAATCTCTGTGGATGATAGGTCGTAAGGAGTTGTTCGAGCCCACCTCGCTAACCACTGGGGGTAGGGGTCCCCGAGCGACTAAACATACCTATATCATCTTATATTAGCCTATGTTAATGACAAGTCGTAGGGAGTCATACGGACCAGTTGTCCACATGGATAAATaacaaaaggaaaatatattacaaTCATGAATGGTCCCTCCGGACTGCCTAGGTATAAAAGTTGACCCTTTGTGCTTGCCTAAAAGGCTGGATCCTTCTCTCTCATGCTGAACCCTCTTGCTCTCATTGCTCCCTCCCCATATTAACCTTTGTGTAGAATCTCCAAGGAGATCGGAACCGACATTGGATGCACGAAGAGCATCTCAAATCCACCTCAGACATCTCGTCCCCCATTGTGACCATCCCATCCATTCATCTCAAGGATTACGTGGACGATTCTGTGCTTTTAAATCAAAACCGAGCCATGCTGACTCTTGGTCGACGACATTGAGATCATAATAAAATCGAGCTCATCATCAACCATATACATAACGTTATATTTTAGTTCCTTAGCTATATGCTCAAACTAAATGTAACGTTCTTGAATTTTATGTTgatcatatttttctttaatttttttagattGAGTTTTCTTATTAAACATGCATCCACTTTTTCACTATTTCCAAGTCATTTATTATCTTTGCATTAGTTAATTTCTATAGTACTATGTTGAAAAATAACTTTGACAATATATCATTAAGATTAAAGTTCTAATTACTAAGAGATCGATTACCACTCCCTCACTTATTAATCACagggatttttttaattttctacgAGGATATATTCTTAACACTCCCGCTCACATAGAGATTATTAAGATTAACTCAAATCTAATATGTGAAATTTATATTTAAGATTGACAAATTCATCTTATTAAATTAGTAAACACCGTAAGTCATCTAAAAGCTCGAGTATTTAAATTGAGACAAAATCTATTCTTTTGCACTCTTAACAGTACTTACTAGTCTTTTAAGATACATTTCAAACCTAAAAACTCATATTAGATAGAATCTTATTCCGACTAAAATATTAGATCCAATATCTTGTTTGTGCCTACCATTACAACTCCTATGAAGGAGTGAAGCTGTCATTAGATGAGTAATTTATATAACATAGCTGCCACCACCAtattgatgaaaagaatagaagataaaaataattattgaagaagctttattgaaaaagtgAAGAAGCTTAAATACAGTAAGCAGATTAGCAAATACTACCgcgatgaggaagatgaggattgaccgtgGAGCCTCgaataaaagataataataattattaaagaaattttattgaagaaactttattaaaaaagtaaagaagcttaaatacattaacatgttccctcttctATTTATGCAGATTACGAGGAAGGATTTTTTAGATTTTCTCTtatagttgaaaaaatcttatctatCACATATCCTCTCTGTCGTAATCCATTGTATTAACTATATTCCACCATTAGTTCCAGTTTGTGAGAGTGGCTACCCACAACTTAGTTCCTTAATGCTGCTGTGTTACGTGAGATAGTGTGTCCGTGTGTCACATGAAGGTGAACGTTTGCCATTGTGATCCCATGCATAGAATTCATGTGTTAGCAGATGCTACGCCGACGATCCTTTCGGCCACATCGGCTCCCATCTTCTCAAGGAGAAGCTCGTTGATCTCTCCGATACTGCCTCCTCGCCtccctcatcttcctcttctgggGCTGCTGCTGTTTCATCTCCTAATCCTTGTACCTCACCGTCGTGCATATATCCACTGGTCCACCTTCTTCTGTTTCAATGCTTACAATGAAGTGCATGACAGCAGCATCATATCTCAGTCCTTTATCCTCCTCTTCATCAGCTCAGCAATTCACAACTCAAAACCATTTTAACACTCATCACCAATAACTTATAACCCATAAAACAGACAACCAAAGAGAAGTGCACGGGACCCATAATATCCAGAGACATATCATATGCTCATGGtgtatatgagagagagagagagagagagagaggttacttAATTGGTATTGAAGAGGGGCATGTACATGGTGAGCTGAAGTATTTTATGAGTATATTAATTGCTAGTAAATATGAATGTACACGGGCTATTATTGCCCAttaagaagaagggaaggagagagtCCCAAGCTATTAACTTCAATTAACTGCAAGTTATTGCTGTATTAATTTAGGTCACTTACATCTCCTGATTGCCTGCAGTAGGCAAGTAATGATGAAAGCAAGCAAGGAGAGTAATACTTCACCTGAGCTTTGGTGTTCACAATACAACTGGAAACAGCATTTCTAATTACCACAGGTATAATGTCTGCCACCTCCCATTCATATGCAAATGCTCAATCATCATAAAGGGACATTTAATACATTCTAGCCATAATAGTAAAAGATATTACGTATATACTATCATATATTTCATGTCCTTAtcatagaaataaatatacatgaaTTATAAGTAAGTCCTTATTGGAAATGTATATGATAAATAGTCCATCAGTTATTACAGACTCCAATATTAATTAGGAAGTCTGTATGTTTCAACTAATATTGTAGGTGTAAAAGATATATGAGATGAAATCTCAACTTCGATAAAGGGATCCATATGTCCTTAACTGGAGCTTAGGTTCCACTAAGATTAGCACACTATTTCTATATGAGTTACTATGTGTTGAGTATTTATTATGTTAGTCCAAGTTTGAGTCAAATCTTGGATCATGACAATTATGATATTCCACTAATTTAAATGAATTaactttcaatatatatatatatatatatataatataattctttTGAAGGATATATATGGAAAATAAATCAAATTTCAAGGtgacatatgtatatacacatgatCAGTGGGGTGCTGAACAGTATATGCCCATAGATATCATTGCTGCATATCCCACTCTCTGCAAGTCTAAAGCTCACAAGTCCTCCTTTACCTTTCAAGCACCCTTCTTCACTCTGTTGACATCACTTGTCATCACTGTCTTGGACtttccccaccaccaccaccaagagTCTCAAGTAAGCACCACTCCTCCTTCACTTCCTCCCTCCATCTCTGCTACATCAGAGCAAGAGGGGAGAAAGAGGAGGGAATGGGCAGCTCAGAGGAAGAGAGGCTGGTTCAGATGGTCCATGACTTCATGGAATCAgacgcaccaccaccaccacccaccaCTCCATCCACCACCGGAACCATCTCCCTCCACCAGCAAACTCTCCTCCTCCTTGAGGTCTTTAGTAGACATCTCCTTAGTCCATCTCTTCACTCCATGCATGCACTGGTTTTGCAATGATATATCTCTTCTCGTGGTGATCCTGTTGGTGACAGGGAATTCTTGGGGACAACACGCATGCTGAAATGGAGGTCTTTGAGAAGGCCCTGAAGCATGTTAGGGATGCAGGGGATGAAAGGAAGAGGAGCAAAGTGAATAAGAGGCTAATGATGAGACTAAGAATGGATGGCTATGATGCTTCACTCTGTAGGTCTTCTTGGGTTGCAACCATGGAGTGTCCTGGAGGTGATGCTTCTCACTTATGTTCTGCTGAGGCGGAAGGTCCTCGTTCTTGCGTTTGTATCCATATTATAGGCCTTAATCCATTGTCTTTCTTAATATTTCGTGGATTGTAGAGAGAAGCAGTTTGCATTGTGCTCTGAATCAGTGCAGCCAAAGCAAACTTTAACTAGTCATCTTCTTCTTACTGCAGGTGATTACGAATTCATAGATATAGTAATGGTGGATGGGAATGGTGTCTCAGCAAGGATAATAATAGACATAGACTTCAGGTCCCAGTTTGAGCTTGCCAGGCCCACCTTAGCCTACACTCAGCTCTCCAGCATTCTGCCTCCTATCTTTGTTGGCAAGGAAGAGAAGCTTAAGAAGGTTGTCTCCCTGCTGTGCTCAGCTGCACAGCAGTCCCTGAGAGAGAGGGGGCTCCACATCCCCCCATGGAGGAGATCCAGCTACATGCAGGCCAAGTGGCTCTCCTGCTGTCAGAAGGCTTCAACCATTCCCTACACCAGCAGCTCCATCCAGGACATTGCCAAGCTCAAGGGAAGGCATGCCTCCACCAAGAGCAAGGGTAGGGATGCTGAATCCAAGGGGCCAAAAGGGTCTGCTCTCTCCAGCCAGTTCTCTCACCTGAGTATAAATTGCTGCTAAGTTGGATTCCAGTCTTACATTGTAGTTTGTGGCCTCATGAGTTTGGGGCTTTGGGTCACCAGGACTTTTGTCATGTCTTTCTGCACTGAGACACTGAATCAGTTTTGCTAAAGGAAGTAGTGAGAGTGAGACAGAGAGAAATAGTTTTGGAATGTGAGTCCATCTTCTAGAAATAGATGGGAAGGTCATTTTGGCAGGGGCTGGTGGCTGCCCCTTGTAAACACTTCCTTGCCTGGTTTTGGCTGCTCTCTATGGGAGCATGTATGACTTTTTGTCCTCCATAAATATGTTGCTGGTTTGAAGCCAAGTAGCAGTCTTCTATTAATGAGTGCTCGCTGCAGCCAAAACCACTGAAGAGAAAAGAACAGGGAGAAGGTTTTGGTGCTTGGAATCTTCTCAAAAGAGTGAGGGTGGGGATGGGGGGAAAGCATGGGCCTGACATCAACTCCAACTCAATCCATTTAACTGCAAAAAGCataggtgtatatatatatcaacattTTATGTGGGTGAGGGAGTAGCATGAAACAAGAGATtaatgatgtaacctttatcagTGAATCTATGTGGAACTGTCCCTTTTCCCATAAATGAAGAGCAAAGGACAAGGCCATGGTTTCCAAATGTCCATCCCCAGCTTTAGGGTCCTCTACAttcatgcagagagagagagagagagagaaaagggttGCAGTGCCAGTATGTGTCATGGCAATAAAAATAGAGGAATAAAAATAGAGGCTTGAGCTGTGGTGAGGTTTGCCATGAGAGCAAGAGAAGGCCAGTACAATAGGGAGTAAAAGAGATCATGGTAGGAACATATTTGCAGATGTAAAGACATTAACAAGGCACTGAAAGTGTAATGCTTCTCTTAGTTGGGAGACAAGCAGGACATGGAAAGAGTTAGAACTCATGGGCTTCTTGTACTCTCTGcatcttatttttcttcttgGTTGTTGGAAGGAATGAGACCTTGAGTTGCATGGTTGCCACTTGCACTGTGATTCCTATACATCACACTGGTTTACTGCAACTTCTTGGCAAATACTGCCACTGCAAGAAGCTACTAAGCTTCAGTTTGCCTGCAAAGAACACAACCTTTAGTTGGTGCTGATGCTTGACCTCTACTTCTCTAGAAAGATTAGCTACCATGAGGAGATATGAGATGTTCTCTCTCTCACCCAATTTGTTGAAACACTAATGAATCTGATGTGATCAAATGCCAAATTTCAACACCATTCAACTCTTCTTGATGTTGGGGCCAAATTAACTTTTCAATATCATCCCATCAATTTTGAgtaataaaatatttgattttttacaaAGTTATTATATTAAAGGAGAATGGTATGTACTAAACCATCCTTTTTTAAGATGTAAAGTTCGCCTAAATTTGGATATAAATGTTCGTCATTCTGAGATTACTTGATCTGCTAATTTATGTTGATGTCAACTCACACAGATCTCTCGTCCACCCCAAATGAAATGATGTGAGGTGATGTGATGTCGAAGAGTTGCACCCGTCCATTCATGCCGCCCTGCCCCTCGCAGTAAATGTCCACACGTCCCATAATTACCGATAGCCCCCTCGACAGTACCAACCGTGCCACGGTGGTTGTACCCACCAGAAATGATGACCACCCTCGGATCTAGTGGGTCCCCAGCTTGCTTGTGGCTCACACCGGTGGGTCCCGGCCCCTAACTCGGAAGTGGCGTCAGCTGCGACAGGCGTCAGATCCGGACCGCGTGATGTAAAGTGGACGGCGGTGATGACCGGGCGGCCGGAAACCATGTCAGATTGATGCGCTGCACGCATCTCGATGCAGTCGTGTTCGATGAATTCTATTTTGCCAAATTGGAAGGAAAAGATGAGAGATTGATTTGATTCCTAATGATAAATGAGTATGCACATATATAATGAACACACTGATGTTTATAAGAGGGTAGAGCTGTAGGAAATACTCCATCTTTTATTGTAGGTATCAAGTTGATGTGCAATTGCATCAAACCCTAATTCACGAGCTACAAATCGTAATCTATGATGAAGACAAGGTCATCGTACAAACAAAATTATCGTATCATTTGATCGAATCTATTGGACCACGTAAATTATGTGATCCATATCAGTCATAATCAACTAATTATCCTtgcatattttatcttttttaatagTCACCCAAATAACGTGCGATCAGAATCATCGAATTATCCTTGTATATTTGATCTTTTCGACTAGTCACTCAAATGAGACGTGATAGATTGGGCTTATACGGATCACTCAAGTATCACttttctaaataataataaaaatattatttttttccgaCCTAAGATACCAagaatttatgaatattattttgtctgtatttctaatatatatatatatatatatatatatatatatatatatatatttatttatttatttatttatttatttgtgtgtGTCGTTGTCCGCCACGTGAGATGGCCCCACGTCCCGACCCCACGACAACGAAGGCCCAGCACACACTGTGGTCTTCTACTACTCGAGCATGGAGTGACTCCCAACATTATCTTCCAAAGACGACAAGCAAAACCTGTTCATCAAAATGCTACCCATTGGATCAATTCAACGCTACGTATGTCATGGTGATATGGTTATCAATCTGTTCTCCGACGAGAATCTTGTGGAAGGAGCATCAGCGTTCAGTAATCTAACGCCGAAAGAGAATGATCATTGCAATAATCTAATCTTCTGCTCTCTAGTGAGGATGATCGTTCCAGTAAATGTATCCCTGTCGACGCAGCGATTGATTTGGTTCTCTTCACTGTCCTGTAGTGACTGGTTTCTTCCGGAGATTTAGGGTCAGTATTCAACGTGCTTCTTGGACTATGTCGTACTAGGAAGTGAGTTTCTCACCCTGCGTCTTCCCATTTCTACTCCTTTTGGTTGTCTACTAGCAGCACCAGCAGCACATTATTTACTGCTTACTTGAACCTTCCTTCTTGCAGCTGCCAACCATAGTCATCTTTATATACTCCTACCAGTGGTCATGCCTTCCATGTCACAGTTCGAAGCTTTTCTTGAGAAGCACTCAGATTGCTGCCATGAGAATTatgtcttcatcttcttctttttgttgatgggaGACCAGGTGAGACCTTCCCCTGCATCAGACTGATGAACATGAGAGGGCTAAACACCGCATCTCCCAACCTCGCAGAAGGACGGTATTCATCGGCTATAAGGTCCATTTTCCTTCTTATAGATCATGAATTCTTCTGGAATTGGTTTATCCTGTAGTATCCTATTGTTCTGCTCTCTCTCTTCTTATAGATGATAATGTTTGTGACATTTCGTACTGTGTGTAGAGCATTTTTTTTGTGGTCAGTGTGATGGAGAAATCTTCCAATTAAAGAACCACTGAAATAATCATAGGAAACACTATAAGCTTCTGGAATTGTGATTTCTCCATCGCAATGACCAAAAAAAGAATGCTCTGATCTGGCCATCGTGATTTCTTTCTGCAACCAGAACGGCTATTTCTGTGACTCAGAATTCTGATCATCCATGTCATGAACACCATCTTTGATTGTTGAGGATGCGAGTCTGGTCATGCTTAATCTCCCACGGCATCCCTTTAGTTTAGCTGGACAACGATGACAGCATGAGAGGGGCATGCACCATGGAAAAGAAGGTTCCCTGCATCAGCCACCGCATAATCTATAGCTGTCTCTGATCAAATTTGTGGGTGTGAGCTTGAGCTGGAAGGCCATCTCTTTAGTCACTGCACAATGTACGATGTCGATGGATGAATGAAGAGATAGATGACAGAGGAACACAGATTAAGATGGAAACATTAATGTGCCAGAGGAAGCGGAAAAGCAGAGGTGGCATTGAATGTGGGAAAAAGCAGATATGGGATTGAATGTCGAATGTCCGTAGTGTACAGTGATGGCTAAACTTCTAATGGATACATAGATCTCATTGCATAATTTGGAAAGAGAATTTATCTTTCCTTGATTCATGCCTTGTGTGTTTCTGTTTCAGTGATGAAACAAGCAAAAGAAAGATGAGGTGCAGAGATTCCAGGGAAGGAGACAGGTACAGGGTCATGTTTTCGGGTTGGAGCTCAGGCTGCAAGTTCCACTCATTGAAACTGGCCCTGTTTGTGATGACATGTTGTGCGGCCTTAACCCTTCTCCACTGCCCAGCAGCACATAATGAGCAGCTCCTGCAGTCCAGTTCTAGGTTTGTAGATGTTGGCTGTCAAATGCAGGTCTAGATTTGTAGACGTTGAATGGTTTGTTTGCGAATGCAGGTCCAGATTTGCAGATGTTGGGCGGATTTGGCAGAAGAAACTCTCGGATCCTCGATACTTGTCCGACTTGGTTGTTGATTGGCGACAGGTATCGGATGTTCTCCGAAGCGTAGATGGCAGAGAAGGAAGTCTCAGGATTGGCTTGCTCAACTTCAATGTCACGGAGATCGGCGTGTGGAGGCGGACGATGCCAAATGCAGAGCTTTCTGTCGTGCAGCTGGACTACGCAGACGCGAGCATCACTTGGGATGTTCTCTACCCCGAATGGAtcgacgaggaagaagaagacgaagtgcCTACTTGTCCATCTCTGCCTCAGGCCCGACTAAAGAAAGGATCAAGGTTCGATGTTGTCGCCGTGAAGCTGCCCTGCCGCAGGTCGAAGAGCTGGGCCAGAGACGTCGCGAGGCTGCACTTGCAGCTCTCGGCAGCCAAGCTCGCGGTAGCTTCTGCAGGAGGAGCCTCCGCTGTCCATGTGCTCCTCCTCACCGAGTGCTTCCCGATCCCCAACCTGTTCAGCTGCAAAAGCCTCGTCGGAAGAGAAGGCAATGCTTGGCTGTACAAGCCTGACGTACCGGCGTTGCAGGAGAAGCTCCAGCTTCCGGTCGGGTCGTGCGAACTCGCGGTTCCACTGAAACCAGCAGGTGAGTTGTTCGATCATCTTTGGTTTCTATCATGACAATGAACCATCATGTTTCTTCCTGCAGTGCGGCCGCAAGCAGGAGGTCGAGGAGCTCGAGAAGCTTATGCCACGATACTGCACTCTGTGGAGGTATACGCCTGCGGGGCGATCGCCGTGGCTCGGAGCATCCGCTTGGCGGGGTCGACGAGGGACCTCGTCGTACTGGTGGATGAGTCGATCAGCGGCCGTCACCGGAGCGGTCTCGAAGCTGCAGGGTGGAAGGTCCGAACCATCCGACGGATCCGAAACCCCAAGGCCGAGAAGAACGCCTACAACGAGTGGAACTACAGCAAGTTCCGGCTGTGGCAGCTCACTGACTACGACAAGATCATCTTCATCGACGCCGACCTGCTCGTCCTGAGGAACATCGACTTCCTGTTCGGGATGCCGGAGGTGTCCGCGACGGGGAACAACGCCACCATCTTCAACTCCGGCGTGATGGTGATCGAACCCTGCAACTTCACCTTCCAGCTGCTGATGGCTCACATCGACGATATCACGTCGTACAACGGGGGCGACCAGGGCTACCTCAACGAGATCTTCACGTGGTGGCACCGCATCCCCAGGCACATGAACTTCCTGAAGCACTTCTGGGAGGGCGACAGCGAGCGGGTGAGGGCAAAGAAGACGGCACTGTTCGCGGCCGAGACGCCCGGCCTCTACGTCCTGCACTACCTGGGGGTGAAGCCATGGATGTGCTTCCGGGACTTCGACTGCAACTGGAACTCCGTCACCTACCGGAGCTTCGCCAGCGACGAGGCGCACGCCACGTGGTGGAAGGTGCACGACAGCATGCCGGAGAGCCTTCAGAGCTTCTGCCTGCTGTCCACGCTGACGAAGGCTGGGCTGGAGTACGCTCGGCGGGAGGCGGAGAAGGCGAACTTCCCCGACCGTCACTGGAGGCGCAACGTGACGGACCCAAGACGCCATGTGTGCTTCGAGAAATTCTGCCGGTGGGAGGCCATGTTGCTTCACTGGGACGAGCCGCACGCATCAATCACCGGATAAGAGCCATTACCACGAGCTCCGCGGCGGATCCCCGCAAAAGAACCTCCATGTACTACTCTGTCGAGGTTTACAGAGAGTAGTACATGGAGGAGACAGAGCAAGCTTTAACTTGCAGAAAAGCTATATATTTATACTGCACAAATGTAGGCAACAAAATGCCAGAAGAATAAGTGCATCCTAAAACATGCAATAAGGACATGTTGACATAGTTACTTAATCTTGTATCAACTCTTTACATGGTCAACTTCAACCTATAGATTAATCCTGAAatcaagctatatatatatatatatattaaaatgtaaaattattattttaatctttAAATTTAACTTGTAACGAATAACCGCGGTGGGTTTAAGATACAGCACACTGATTCCCACCCAATCTTAAGCCACCACTGGTCCGTAATCCTGGTTTCCTCTCCTAAACAATGGGTCCCACTGTCAACAAGATTCCCACGTGAAGTCAAAGGTAGATAGATATGGAGTGACACTCCCCAGTCTCCCAGTGGTCGAGTAGTTGCTCGCCATTACCTCCTTCAATGCCATCTCCAACCTAAAAACAAACCGCTCGATCTTAACAATGATATCCCTCCCAATCCTCTCCGAATTCCACCTCTGTAACAATGGAAACACCCACAGGAATCCTCGAAACCACTGCACCCACTTGTTCTGTTCTTGCTTCTCAGAAACAGCAAAGCACAGTTATTGTGGGCTTAGCGTGCTTTTTGGATTCCATCAACCCCCCTCCTCCCCTTGGATGGCCTCGTCGCACACTGTGACACGGAAACCACCGGTATTCCGATGGCTTCTCTAGGTTACCATGGGCGTTTGGATCGCCACACCTGTATAAATCACAGACAAACACCTTGCTGTCGCCAACAGCTCCTCCTCACCGCCCGTCGTTACAGCCATGCAGGCCCATTCCCTCGCCCTCTCCCCACACCACCGCCTCCTCTCCTCCCCCTTGATCAGCCCGAAAGTGGGCGAGTCGAGGAGACTCCGAGTGTCGGCCATCGCTGTGCCGCCCCTGCGTCGCAATGCGGTCCAGCACTCGATGCCGCCGGAGAAGGTGGAGGTGTTTCGGTCGCTGGAGGGGTGGGCCACGCGGGCGTTGCTGCCGCTACTGAAGCCCGTGGAGCAGTGCTGGCAGCCGACCGACTTCCTGCCGGACTCGTCTCGCCCGACAGAGGAGTTCGAGGAGGAGGTGCGGGCGCTGCGGGCCCGGACGGCGGAGCTGCCGGACGACTACTTCGTGGTGCTGGTGGGCGACATGATCACGGAGGAGGCGCTGCCGACGTACCAGACGATGATCAACACGCTCGACGGGGTGCGGGACGAGACGGGGGCGAGCGAATGCCCCTGGGCCGTGTGGACGCGGAAGTGGACCGCCGAGGAGAACCGCCACGGCGACATCCTGGGGAAGTACCTCTACCTCTCCGGCCGCGTCGACATGCGCATGCTCGAGAAGACCGTGCAGTACCTTATCGGCGCCGGCATGGTGTGTGAATCCTTCGATTTATCGAACCTTTATGTAATTTAATGTGATGTGCTGCAAGGTGAGTTCTCATGGTGCATTTGGTCGATGGCAGGATCCGGGGACAGAGAACAACCCCTACCTGGGCTTCGTGTACACCTCCTTCCAGGAGCGCGCTACCTTCATCTCGCACGGCAACACCGCCCGCCTCGCCAAGGATCGGGGCGACGCCGTGCTGGCGCGCGTCTGCGGCACCATCGCGGCCGACGAGAAGCGGCACGAGAACGCCTACGCCCGCATCGTCGAGAAGCTGCTGGAGCTGGACCCGGACGGCGCCATGCTCGCCATCGCCGACATGATGCGCAAGAAGATCACAATGCCGGCCCACCTCATGGTCGACGGCCGCGACTCGCGGCTGTTCGACCACTACTCGGCCGTGGCGCAGCGGCTCGGAGTATACACGGTGGCCGACTACGTGGCCATCGTGGAGTTCCTAGTGGATCGGTGGCGGCTGGAGAAGCTGGAGGCCGGGCTCAGCGGGGAGGGTCGTCGCGCGAGGGACTTCGTCTGCGGTCTGCCGGCCAGGATGCGGAGGGTGCAGGAGCGGGCCAAGGTGGCGGAGCCAAAGAGAGTAAAGTTCAGCTGGATCTTCGACAGGGAGGTGACGATCTAAAGATAACAAAGTTCAGGGTAGAGACCGTGGCAATGCAGATTGGTAACTTCCGATCAATTTGGTGAACTTAATTGTTGGATTTGTCTTCCTCTATGTCCAGTTTCATTCTGGTTGGATCATGTTGCAAGTTTTTGATGCATTGTGGAATGTCAAGCAATACCAAGAACTGGGATTCAACATGTTTGGCAGATAGGAGAAggaacaagaacaagaacaagtCATCTTTGCAGGAATAACATAGTTTGTGATAGAGTTACTGCATTATGCTTCATAATGAGTAGAAATGCAAATTTGTTTAATACTTAGGGGACTGAAAACCTGGAGAATTATGTTTCATCATCGATGTAGTGACATTGAAAATACATTTAAACAAGCATATAGTACAAATCTCTTTCATGTTTCGACCTATCCACTGTTACCAGCATccatttccatatatatataataaataccaTGTTAAGAACAGTATCTTACCATGTATAATAATAAATAGCATGTTAAAAACAGTActagtttatgataaaaaaatagtattaataattttaagatgaatattattgtatataattatataaaaaaagtgtctcgaattaaaaaataaatacgaTAGATGTCATGaggtaaaaatataatattagagCCTTTTTCCTGTAAAAatgctttctatatatatatatatattaacgaaAATCCACATGGCATCCATCGAATGAATTCACGTCC
This DNA window, taken from Musa acuminata AAA Group cultivar baxijiao chromosome BXJ3-7, Cavendish_Baxijiao_AAA, whole genome shotgun sequence, encodes the following:
- the LOC135642597 gene encoding uncharacterized protein LOC135642597, coding for MGSSEEERLVQMVHDFMESDAPPPPPTTPSTTGTISLHQQTLLLLEGILGDNTHAEMEVFEKALKHVRDAGDERKRSKVNKRLMMRLRMDGYDASLCRSSWVATMECPGGDYEFIDIVMVDGNGVSARIIIDIDFRSQFELARPTLAYTQLSSILPPIFVGKEEKLKKVVSLLCSAAQQSLRERGLHIPPWRRSSYMQAKWLSCCQKASTIPYTSSSIQDIAKLKGRHASTKSKGRDAESKGPKGSALSSQFSHLSINCC
- the LOC135642672 gene encoding UDP-glucuronate:xylan alpha-glucuronosyltransferase 1-like encodes the protein MNMRGLNTASPNLAEGRYSSAISDETSKRKMRCRDSREGDRYRVMFSGWSSGCKFHSLKLALFVMTCCAALTLLHCPAAHNEQLLQSSSRSRFADVGRIWQKKLSDPRYLSDLVVDWRQVSDVLRSVDGREGSLRIGLLNFNVTEIGVWRRTMPNAELSVVQLDYADASITWDVLYPEWIDEEEEDEVPTCPSLPQARLKKGSRFDVVAVKLPCRRSKSWARDVARLHLQLSAAKLAVASAGGASAVHVLLLTECFPIPNLFSCKSLVGREGNAWLYKPDVPALQEKLQLPVGSCELAVPLKPAVRPQAGGRGAREAYATILHSVEVYACGAIAVARSIRLAGSTRDLVVLVDESISGRHRSGLEAAGWKVRTIRRIRNPKAEKNAYNEWNYSKFRLWQLTDYDKIIFIDADLLVLRNIDFLFGMPEVSATGNNATIFNSGVMVIEPCNFTFQLLMAHIDDITSYNGGDQGYLNEIFTWWHRIPRHMNFLKHFWEGDSERVRAKKTALFAAETPGLYVLHYLGVKPWMCFRDFDCNWNSVTYRSFASDEAHATWWKVHDSMPESLQSFCLLSTLTKAGLEYARREAEKANFPDRHWRRNVTDPRRHVCFEKFCRWEAMLLHWDEPHASITG
- the LOC135642674 gene encoding stearoyl-[acyl-carrier-protein] 9-desaturase 1, chloroplastic-like: MQAHSLALSPHHRLLSSPLISPKVGESRRLRVSAIAVPPLRRNAVQHSMPPEKVEVFRSLEGWATRALLPLLKPVEQCWQPTDFLPDSSRPTEEFEEEVRALRARTAELPDDYFVVLVGDMITEEALPTYQTMINTLDGVRDETGASECPWAVWTRKWTAEENRHGDILGKYLYLSGRVDMRMLEKTVQYLIGAGMDPGTENNPYLGFVYTSFQERATFISHGNTARLAKDRGDAVLARVCGTIAADEKRHENAYARIVEKLLELDPDGAMLAIADMMRKKITMPAHLMVDGRDSRLFDHYSAVAQRLGVYTVADYVAIVEFLVDRWRLEKLEAGLSGEGRRARDFVCGLPARMRRVQERAKVAEPKRVKFSWIFDREVTI